In one Gracilinanus agilis isolate LMUSP501 chromosome 6, AgileGrace, whole genome shotgun sequence genomic region, the following are encoded:
- the TLR10 gene encoding toll-like receptor 10: MRIIRNIYILYSIDLSVLCGALLLPEMNELTTNCSQEYFKKVLMGTPLKITTMDLSNKFTCQPQNLDLSPFSKLKVLILSHNKIQHLDISIFQFNKELEYLDLSYNSLRNISCYPLLGLKHLDLSFNDFNNIPICQEFGSMSQLEFLGLSGAQIQKSHLQKVAHLQLNTVFLGLKHLSYYEEGSLSLLNTERLHIVFPEDADYRFILRDGIYTSKILEMTNIRLNQFANHDNQKNPLLEKPKGSKTSRLLLSNVHGPWQEFLQTLQFVWHSSIQQLQIQNFTLGAQSEFETETFDYSNTSMKAIKVEHVGIKTYSFPQNIIYLFFTQMDIENLTISGAAMPHIIFPDYPTKFQHLNFANNALTDELFSKTFQLPHLKTLVLQRNKLETLSTVSSFAIKTSLIHLDLSQNLLQHTDGNHCHWPETLTTMNLSSNKFIDSIFKCIPKSIQVLDLHNNDIRTIPREIENLKALQELNIASNSLTDLPGCGNFQRLSVLNIEMNSIISPSLDFFQSCLEVQSLKAGYNPFRCTCDLRNFINLGKKSQGLMIGWPDAYTCEYPLELKGIHLENVDLPVLSCNTPLLIAVILIMGLLWTVVIAILCIRFDLLWYLRMISQWTQNRHRVRNVSIEELKRTIQFHAFVSYSEMDSLWVKNELIPNIEKEDRSISICLHERHFVPGKSIIENIINCIEKSYKSIFVLSPNFVQSEWCHYELYFAHHKVFHEGSNNLILILLEPIPQYSIPTKYHKLKALMAQRTYLEWPKEKNKHGLFWANLRAAININLSESEKMNNSQTILELMEES, encoded by the coding sequence ATGAGAATCATCagaaacatttatattttgtatagtattgatcTGTCTGTACTTTGTGGGGCTCTGCTACTAcctgaaatgaatgaattaactacCAACTGTTCtcaggaatattttaaaaaggttCTGATGGGCACACCACTAAAAATCACCACAATGGATTTATCAAACAAATTCACATGTCAGCCTCAGAACTTGGACCTTAGTCCTTTCTCTAAGCTCAAAGTCTTAATTCTCTCTCATAACAAAATCCAACATCTGGATATCAGCATCTTCCAATTTAACAAGGAATTGGAATACTTAGACTTATCTTACAATAGTCTGAGGAATATTTCTTGTTATCCACTTCTGGGCCTCAAACATTTAGATCTTTCATTTAATGATTTCAACAACATTCCCATCTGTCAGGAGTTTGGCAGCATGTCACAACTGGAATTTTTAGGACTGAGTGGGGCGCAGATACAAAAATCACATCTGCAGAAAGTTGCTCATTTGCAGCTAAACACTGTCTTCCTGGGCTTAAAGCATCTTTCTTACTATGAAGAAGGTAGCTTATCCCTTTTAAACACTGAAAGACTTCATATAGTCTTTCCAGAGGATGCTGATTACAGGTTTATTTTGCGTGATGGAATCTACACTTCCAAAATCTTGGAAATGACAAATATCAGGTTGAACCAATTTGCCAACCACGACAATCAGAAGAATCCTCTTTTGGAGAAACCAAAGGGTTCCAAAACGTCTCGTCTGTTACTCAGTAATGTCCATGGACCCTGGCAGGAATTCCTCCAAACATTGCAGTTTGTTTGGCACTCGTCAATTCAAcaattacaaatacaaaattttacCCTTGGTGCCCAAAGTGAATTTGAAACTGAAACATTTGACTACTCTAATACTTCAATGAAAGCCATAAAGGTAGAGCATGTGGGCATTAAGACATATTCCTTTCCACAGAATATAATCTACTTGTTCTTTACCCAAATGGACATTGAAAACTTGACAATATCAGGTGCAGCGATGCCACATATAATTTTTCCTGATTATCCCACCAAATTTCAGCACTTGAATTTTGCCAACAATGCTTTGACAGatgaattattcagcaaaacttttCAACTGCCACATTTGAAGACTCTTGTTTTACAAAGGAATAAATTAGAGACACTCTCCACAGTGAGTTCCTTTGCTATCAAAACATCCTTGATACACTTAGATCTAAGCCAGAATCTACTACAGCACACTGATGGAAACCATTGCCACTGGCCAGAAACCCTTACTACCATGAACTTGTCATCCAATAAATTTATTGACTCTATTTTCAAATGCATACCAAAGAGCATCCAAGTCCTTGATCTGCATAATAATGATATTAGAACCATCCCCAGAGAAATTGAGAATCTGAAAGCATTACAGGAGCTAAATATTGCATCCAATTCTCTAACTGATCTTCCTGGGTGTGGTAATTTCCAAAGGCTTTCTGTGCTGAATATTGAAATGAATTCCATTATTAGCCCATCTCTTGATTTCTTCCAGTCTTGTCTGGAAGTGCAGTCATTAAAAGCAGGATACAATCCATTCAGATGTACCTGTGACTTAAGAAATTTTATCAACCTAGGGAAAAAATCCCAGGGCTTGATGATTGGGTGGCCAGATGCATACACCTGTGAATATCCTCTAGAACTAAAGGGAATTCATCTGGAGAATGTTGATCTGCCAGTATTATCCTGTAATACACCTCTATTGATTGCTGTCATTCTGATAATGGGGTTACTTTGGACAGTTGTCATAGCAATTCTCTGCATCCGCTTTGATTTGCTTTGGTACTTGAGGATGATAAGTCAGTGGACACAGAACCGGCACCGAGTTAGGAATGTGTCCATAGAAGAACTCAAAAGAACAATCCAATTTCATGCTTTTGTTTCATACAGTGAAATGGATTCTCTCTGGGTAAAAAATGAGCTGATACCAAACATAGAGAAAGAAGATAGATCTATATCAATTTGTCTCCATGAGAGACACTTTGTTCCTGGCAAGAGTATcattgaaaatattataaattgtatTGAGAAAAGCTACAAATCTATATTTGTTTTGTCCCCTAACTTTGTTCAGAGTGAGTGGTGCCATTATGAACTTTACTTTGCTCACCACAAAGTATTTCATGAAGGTTCTAATAATTTAATTCTCATATTATTGGAACCAATTCCACAGTACAGCATTCCTACCAAGTATCATAAGCTAAAAGCTCTCATGGCACAAAGAACCTATCTGGAATGGCCCAAGGAGAAGAATAAGCATGGACTCTTCTGGGCTAACCTTAGGGCTGCCATTAACATTAATTTGTCAGAATCTGAAAAGATGAACAACTCACAAACAATTTTAGAGTTAATGGAGGAATCATAA